The DNA segment GATTTATTTGAAGTAAAACGAACGAAATGTCTATGACAAAAAATTATAGGATTTTATCTCAAAATATGTCTTAATACTCACTTTATCAAGTCCTCCATCTCACGTCTGTATACAGCTTGTCGAAGTTCAAAATTCTTCGAAGCAAGATGAGTAAGCTTGTCAGCATGTAAACTGTGCATTGGTtccaataataaaaaagtatataGTCAGCTTTGCTATTGTAAACATATAGTTATGATATTCGATTACGAGTATGTAATTAATACCAAACCGAAGAGGCTTTTCCAATTGCGATAACATTTGAGTCCCTGTCCTCAATCCACATCCTATGATCCAGATGCTTGAGTCTAGCCATCCATGGAGTACTCATTTCATGTTTAATGTGGGAACTCGAAACCATTATTTCATCAACAAATTCATTTTTCTTGAGTAATTTCCGCGAAAATTCTTTTGCTTTTTCGAGCTCAGACTCTCCTGGAAATATGAGATCAGTTGCTCTGTAAACACTAAGCATCACTAAGAATAAATGGTCAATGTTTGTCTTTAGATGATCTTGGATTTCTTCGTCATTCAAGAACCAGCAAAAGCTATCTGTATACAATTTGTATGAAAAGTAAATattgattatataatatttgtgtgtatatatagacTTCAGAATTAGTTGTTTACCAGGTGAAACATTGTACCCGTTCATCCTTAACAATCGAAATTCAAGGGAGTCTTTGTGCAACTGATCTACTTTTGACCATATCGGCATTCTCTCAACATCCTTGCTTTCATACCTAAGGCTAAAAGAGAGGAATTCAGAGGCGGACCGAAACCATTTTTTAGTATGGGGCACAAGgtttaatttgtatataaattagggatatataaataaattttgattaattactaaagaaaaataaaaaatcagtatGGGGCCTGTGCCACACCTCCTTACGTGGGACCGCCTCTGGATAGGATAACACCAAAGTATATTGTGCAAATTCACATGTAGTTAATTTTAAAGAATGAAGGATCCTAATAGTGTTTTATACTTGTCCTCACTTgtgaatttgaagaagaaaatgatcaatCTCTTTACTGAAGTACTCTCCTAACCCGAAGTTGTCCATTATATTGACCAAAGAGAGCTTGATGAATTTGTCATTCAGGGGGTAAATTTGTGGCActgtattttaacaaataagcataaacaatacaaaaacaaCAATATTTCTTCAAACTTTTAATACTGTCCtctggattaaaaaaaattaattaaaaacgaattataaaattaaCCTCCATGAGGGCATCTCTGAACTAGAGATTGCAGATAAGCCAGACATTTTGTATGGCGTGAGAGCATAAACGCTGCTGCAGTTGCTGAAGGTGATTGACACTAAGAGCCATCTAAATTATCGAGTTTCCCAATGATGTCTTCTTGATTTTCAGTGTATAATGTCAATGGCAATACCTCGAGGTATGCAAGTAAAGGCTGCCGGTTGCAACGGCCATCAACGAGCAATTCCCTAAAGAGAAAATTGTTTAGGCCAGTTTCAGGAATCATACATCaggaaagaaaataactaattatatataaaaagacatAGTTTGGTTTGCtcattatatgtttatttttaagttaaaagtcTGTGATTCACAGACATACCTTTTTTGGGCATTGCCAGAAAGTTTTTATGCccaaattcaaataatttttcagatatttacttttatataaagatggaaaatagaaaatatatctaTCGAGCTTGCTCATATATATGAAGATtaatttctaagtttatattcATGATTCTAACGTACTGGTCGAGAATCTCTTGGCGTCGGAAGAACAAGTCGTTTATCATTTGCTTAACTCGAGTAGAGAAAAAAAAGTGTAGGCCAAGTTGTTGAGCAAGCTCGAGGAGTCCAGTGAACATAAGGACGAGCCAACGAGGACAAGAGCCCTTCTTACAATATTCCCCAATAATCCTCTCCACACTTCTTTCGATGTATCTCTTTCCTAAAACATGGCAGCTTTAACTATTACTaactttttgtcaaaaaaaaaaactattactaacttgtgaaaagaaaaaaaaacgccTATATGAAGATCTGAGGaagagtttataaaattaacttgtaattatttctaaatattttaatattaacaattataaaGGCTAGAAATTTATACACACCCGTCATTACCCAATTTATATTGACATCATTATTTTCTTGCGCTTTACACAAAAAGAAGTTTATTCATGTCGTTAACTATTGTcgacatgaaaaataaattacacgtTCATGTGAAACGCAAGTATATGCATGTGTGCAATATATGTATTGTTTCATCCAATACCTGCAAAACAAAAGGGGTGATTAAGCCAAAGCGAAAACTAGACAACATAAcaattacaaaagaaacaattACCTTTGTTGATATGAAGACTTCCAATTTTCCATTTGCGAAGTGCTACAACACAAGCAAGTGTCGAAGTGAGAGTTTCACCTTCGTTTTCATCTCCGTGATTACCCCACAATCCTTCAACAACGTTCTGATTGCTCAGAATCCAATCTATACAGCCACGAAACATTGGTTTTTGAGTACTGACATCACTGAGATCTTCGATCATTGCTAGCCAAGCTGTGTCGTAAGCTGAGGCAGAGACAAATGAGTAAGGATTTATACTAAAGGTATCCAATTCAAATGTTTCTTTCTTGATCTCCTCCGCTAGAACGCAGAGATCTGAAGAGGAACAATTCTCGAACTTCATTGTATCTTTCTGTTTCTTGCTCTTAAAATGCTTTTAGCTTAATATGTTCCTTTTTAAATCATAACCGAGTATGTTGGTGTTGGTAAAATGTGTGTATTTATATAGACCGTAGAGTCTAGATGGGTACGATGAAGTTTCATAAAACCCGAATAATTAATCACGTGAAAAATGCAGAAACTAGAAAGCTtcaagaaaaaccaaaaatattgaCAAAACCTTTTCGTCCTTTTTGCGAGAATACTCTCCTCCTCATGTTTATGTCATGTCTTATTAAAACAGTTAGATATTAatcctattttttaaaaattttttgacaaatattatataatatctaATTGTAAACATAGACTACTCAACGCATTCGAGGGAAAATACTAGAGGTATGCGCTGGAAATCATGTGATAAACTATGTTATCTtaaggatgaaggaggtttAGGTTTTAAAGACCTTACAGCTATGCTTGGGAAGCAACTTTGGAGACTGATTGAGAAACCGAACACAATATTTTCTTGTGTTTTCAAAGGACGATATTTCAGAaatgcatcacccctggaaccaATTAGATCGTACTCGTCGTCCTATGGCTGGCGCAGTATTGTCTCTGTTAGATCGCTActtagcaaaggactaattaaaagagTGAGATCAAGATCATCTatctcagtatggaatgatccttggctctcacccactcgcccgagaccagcaaacaaaaatcaatacaACCTTTATCCagaccttacagtggattctctcatcaATGTAACATCAAGATCATGGAATTAACAGGTCATTCAGACTTTGGTGGGTCCTCAAGATGCAGAAATAATTGAAAGTATCCCTTTAAGTCAAATTCTGACAGCATATCGtgatggatggcattttactaCCAATGGGagatacacggttaaatctggatatcaaGTATAATGAGTGTATCCAGATAAAGAAAGAACGCTACCAGAGTATGGTCCTTCGGTCTCTCCACTGAAGGTTTTCTTCTGAAAAAATTACGATGTCCACCTAAgatgaaacaaatttttatgGCAGCTAGTATAAGGAATGTATAGCGGTTAAGAAAAATTTAAGAGCGAGAAGATACAACGGGATACTAAAAGTTCAGAGAACACCAGAAACAGGAACACAAACACGAGATACCAAGAAcgctttcttgtatattagaaatatgTTAAACAATCTtcctagatctgtttaatccgAATTACTctcagtcacacacgactagaGACGGACCAAATTCTAGTCTCTCAAAATAGAAGCACGAGCTGCACTAACAAGTCACTCGTCTTCCTTAAGCTCacaagaacaaacctcttgctCTAGCTCTTTAACCTCTTAAACGCTAGCTTAAATCTACCCAAGGTAGTCAGGTTAAATACCCTTAACACAATATCTTATTTTCCTAATATTATGATAAGCCCAAATCTTCcagatcttctttgcttcacgCCAAAGTAATATCCTTGGAACCAATGAGACAACGACACGCCATCGTCTCATAACTAACTTGTAACGGCAAGTTATACATCCATTAAAGCGTGTAACACATCCTCTGTTTCACGATCCGTCAAGCTCCTTTTCCTGACCttacattctccccctttttaTCTGAATGTGACAACCTAATCATCCTGCATTGGAAACAACCACACATCACAAATATCCAAGACCATGGAGATAACTAGACTACTCAAATCATTAATCATGAGCTGAAACACATTCTTAAATAAGTTGCAAATACAATTCATAAAAACACAGCCGATACACATAGTCTAAGTCTTAGATGCCACAAGATAGATAACATCAATATCAAACTTTCAAATGAAACTCAGATGTGACAAAGTAGTCATTCAGAGTCATCTCAATCCTCCTCctcgtcttcatcatctccatcctCCTCCTCGTCTTCATCAAACCCAGGATGAGGAACATATTGCACATAATCTCCCCCTGCTTTGGTGCACATTAAGATAAAAACACATTTGTTAGACAAGCAGCAGGTAAAGATACAAAAACTGTACAGCTCCCTTACTCCTCAGGCAGACTCGAATGGCTTTGAGACCAGCAATCGTACGATCGATGTCTTCTTCAAGACTGGCTGCACTTGAATCTGCTCCAGATCCTCTACCAGCCTTAATCTCCTTGACTACCAACTTTGGAATTCCAGTGAATTCATCATTGAGAGTGTAAGGAGGTATAGTGCGCTGAAAGAGAAGGACTTGCTGGATCAAGGTAGGGAACATGATGCAACGAGTCGTCTCTGTCTTAGTGTTCTCCTCCATAGCCATAATCTGATCATAGTCTAGTTTCCCAAAGCTGAATCCattatgatgatgaatcatGTAGACGAACCTAAGACCCTTCTGATTCATAGATGTGTAGTTCATGGTAGGAATCCAGTTCGAGCAGACGAGTTTGTACAGAACCTGATTCGTAGCAGTGAGATACTTCGAGCTCATATTTCCCATCGTCTTATTCTACCATCAGTGATAAAACCACAAACTTCATCAATGCTTTCATCCATCCAGTTGGGATCTTCTTCAAACCCAGGAATGCAATACAGAGAATTAATCAGACTGGGAGAGAAATCAACAAGAGATCCTCTGACATACACAGCTACACCATCGTCTCGTTCCTCAGCATCAAAGAGATTAGCAATGAATTCTCTTACTACATTCAGCTGATATGGATCGATATCAGTGAGAGTGTGAATCAAACCTGCTCCAGTCACAATCCTTCTGACATCAGAGAAATTGTCGTCCGTGAGAGAAATACACTGTTGAGGAATGAACTTCCGGCCTCGGAGGTCTTTGAAACGTTCAATCGCCGCCATTGAGATGAACTTGCCGGTCATTGGCTTTCTTTGTGGTTGCAGCAGCTCTGGATAGAACTGAGCTTTAGTGTGATACACACTCTGACTCTCTGTTCTTTTGATCGATTTTCAGGAGTATCAGCTGCAACCGGAGCGTCATCTGGGTTGTCGTCAGAGAATTCCTCATCCGAGAGAGACTCAACTTCTGGCTCAATGTGCTCAGGCGGAGGTGAAGTATCACCAGCTGAACCACGACGGCGATGTCGCTTCCACGAGGATGGGCACGATCCCGAAGGGATGTCAGGAGAGTTCATCGAAGCTGTCTCAGAGACACGTGGCGGATCAGATTCAACATCCTTCAGCTTCAAGAGCCGTGAGCTTTGTCTTG comes from the Brassica oleracea var. oleracea cultivar TO1000 unplaced genomic scaffold, BOL UnpScaffold00921, whole genome shotgun sequence genome and includes:
- the LOC106320432 gene encoding LOW QUALITY PROTEIN: (E,E)-geranyllinalool synthase-like (The sequence of the model RefSeq protein was modified relative to this genomic sequence to represent the inferred CDS: substituted 1 base at 1 genomic stop codon; added 3 bases not found in genome assembly), which codes for MKFENCSSSDLCVLAEEIKKETFELDTFSINPYSFVSASAYDTAWLAMIEDLSDVSTQKPMFRGCIDWILSNQNVVEGLWGNHGDENEGETLTSTLACVVALRKWKIGSLHINKGKRYIERSVERIIGEYCKKGSCPRWLVLMFTGLLELAQQLGLHFFFSTRVKQMINDLFFRRQEILDQELLVDGRCNRQPLLAYLEVLPLTLYTENQEDIIGKLDNLDGSXCQSPSATAAAFMLSRHTKCLAYLQSLVQRCPHGVPQIYPLNDKFIKLSLVNIMDNFGLGEYFSKEIDHFLLQIHNLRYESKDVERMPIWSKVDQLHKDSLEFRLLRMNGYNVSPDSFCWFLNDEEIQDHLKTNIDHLFLVMLSVYRATDLIFPGESELEKAKEFSRKLLKKNEFVDEIMVSSSHIKHEMSTPWMARLKHLDHRMWIEDRDSNVIAIGKASSVCLHADKLTHLASKNFELRQAVYRREMEDLIKWVKKWGLYDIGFGREKTTYCYFAASSSTSLPFESAANVRKLMAKSGILITVADDFFDEEGSSDELEPLTEAVMRWEGKELKGYGKIIFKALD